From the genome of Mastomys coucha isolate ucsf_1 unplaced genomic scaffold, UCSF_Mcou_1 pScaffold6, whole genome shotgun sequence, one region includes:
- the Dio3 gene encoding thyroxine 5-deiodinase, which translates to MPRQAASRLVVGEGEGPPGASGPAATMLRSLLLHSLRLCAQTASCLVLFPRFLGTAFMLWLLDFLCIRKHFLRRRHPDHPEPEVELNSEGEEMPPDDPPICVSDDNRLCTLASLKAVWHGQKLDFFKQAHEGGPAPNSEVVRPDGFQSQRILDYAQGTRPLVLNFGSCT; encoded by the coding sequence ATGCCTCGCCAGGCCGCCTCGAGGTTGGTGGTCGGAGAAGGTGAAGGGCCCCCGGGGGCATCGGGGCCCGCGGCCACCATGCTCCGCTCTCTGCTGCTTCACTCGCTGAGGCTCTGCGCCCAGACCGCCTCGTGCCTCGTGCTGTTCCCGCGCTTCCTAGGCACGGCCTTCATGCTCTGGCTTTTAGATTTCTTGTGTATCCGCAAGCATTTCCTGCGCCGTCGCCATCCCGACCACCCCGAGCCCGAAGTAGAGCTCAACAGTGAAGGCGAGGAGATGCCCCCTGACGATCCGCCCATCTGCGTATCGGACGACAACCGTCTGTGCACCCTGGCTTCTCTCAAGGCTGTGTGGCATGGCCAGAAGTTGGATTTCTTCAAGCAGGCCCATGAAGGTGGCCCAGCGCCTAACTCGGAGGTCGTCCGGCCTGATGGCTTCCAGAGCCAGCGCATCCTCGACTACGCACAAGGGACCCGCCCGTTGGTGCTCAATTTTGGCAGCTGTACCTGA